Proteins encoded together in one Miscanthus floridulus cultivar M001 chromosome 16, ASM1932011v1, whole genome shotgun sequence window:
- the LOC136509958 gene encoding protein S40-1-like translates to MCLVAPAATMAEGLQEADDVLWRDHRHHSPDDGGRDDQRQQPHCWPGRKQPCCPRPRPRPRVDDDDAAAHGGGSSKVRRPAGSSSSSAPVPIVIPVAAVKRPSSSSWAAEDYYGDDDDEAAFVPPHVALEARWRLSEGRAASSMCEGRGRTLKGRDLQTVRTAVLRMTGFIET, encoded by the coding sequence ATGTGCTTAGTAGCTCCGGCGGCGACTATGGCGGAGGGGCTCCAAGAAGCCGACGACGTGCTGTGGCGGGATCACCGCCACCACAGCCCGGATGACGGCGGCCGCGACGACCAGCGGCAGCAGCCGCACTGCTGGCCAGGCAGGAAGCAGCCCTGCTGCCCCCGCCCCCGTCCCCGCCCCCGcgtggacgacgacgacgctgcTGCTCACGGAGGAGGCAGCAGTAAAGTCCGTCGACCGGCGGGCTCGTCATCGTCATCGGCGCCGGTGCCCATCGTCATCCCCGTAGCCGCAGTGAAGCGGCCATCCTCCTCCTCATGGGCGGCGGAGGACTactacggcgacgacgacgacgaggcggCGTTTGTGCCGCCGCACGTAGCTCTGGAGGCGAGGTGGCGGCTGTCGGAGGGGAGGGCGGCCTCGTCCATGTGCGAGGGGCGCGGTCGCACGCTCAAGGGCCGCGACCTCCAGACCGTGCGCACGGCCGTGCTCCGCATGACCGGGTTCATCGAGACCTGA